The DNA window GACCTTAaaacgagggttgagttttatttcAAACTCTTGATGAAGTTCAAAACCGAGGGTATGTGTCTCATGGAAAAagacacaatatgaacttcacctatgtgaatttcgagatggtgtcgtctcaaagtgagagttggagtttctctcatgaaaaattcatgaaacggGATAGCatatggccataaataagtgctagGCGAGAAATGTAGGCAAAGAACCCTTAAAGAATGTGTGTAACATAACGCCGGTATAATCATatggattaatggtttaaaagcatTTAGACTTTGCGTTATCCTTACTAAGATTAAGTTTAAAATCGAAAGATACTTAATTGTATTAACATTCTTTTTTTCGCTTTTTTCTGGAATTgatcttgtcattattagaacaagtgggggattattggaaattattaatacttaataatatttaatcaccataggtgtgttccaaaatgacaagaaaatatctatgtgaagtttgtattttgaatatgaaaattggcaacacttcgtgaagtgttgcaataggatgtttgtagtttgaatcaaaaataggcaacacttcgtgaagtgttgcagaatgaaaacatgcaactcttggtaaatgttgcaataggctaagcattgtaacttttggaaaaggaatcgtttcaggaagggtcgctaccttatgaAACAATACTAAAGTGGCCTATAAAAACTTCATTTTGGATTCAGAAATCAATAACAAAAATGTACATCTGATAAGCCTATCATATTCACTaaaattccagacactcttcgctacatccGAGTTTTCGTCTTCCTTTTTATTGAACCATTGGTCAAAGTTGTACCATAAATTATCTCGACCCAACCGATCTTCTTCGAAGGATCGCAACATAAAAATAGGAACATGGATTTTGTTGAGTAGCATCATGTTGGGATTTGCTTGTGAGTTTTCAACTTTTATGAGTTTCTATGAATGTGTGTGTATTTGTGGGTTTATGATTTTAGGAGATGTTTTTATTCGGGTTacctcttttaatttatttttttggattattcccttaaaatatgaaaagttctatgATTTACCCCCTAGGACTCCGTGTAAAgttgtttttttgatttaccccATGGTTTTCACtattttttacacgcttaggggataccctaaaaatacaggaagtaattcaaaaataaattaattaataaggaGTAACCCGAATCTTACCTATATAGCAGGGGATAAATGTTTATTATCCCTTTTATTTATTACGTGTGTTTTGTTTGGGAGGGTTGTAAGAGTTGTGGGAGTAAGAGTTTTTCAATTCATTATAGTTGGTGTACTGATAAGAATGTTGAGTATAAGGATTTTGGATCATTTATAGGGGGTTAAGGGTTTGGATTTTGtgtaatctataatataagaaagaaaATTGTGCCGGATTATACAACTTAACCCTAGCTTTATTAGGTGACAAATCTCACTTATGGGGGCAAATTAGGTCCAAAGTAATCATTTGTCAGGCAATTAGATGGTATTATTTACATAATTGGGACCTTTTGTGCCATTCCTTCGCTGCCgccattattttatattattctaGCCATTAACCAGTTGCATATGGACGAGAAAAAGTAGAAAAGTTTTCTCTGCAAAACAGCAACAGCAGTCATGGTCTTCCCAATGAATACACTGTTTGCAGGTATCATTCTTTCTttccttctctttctttcttttctcttctctttcttcacATTTCCTATCTACCTGGTCTGTCCGGATCAAACCTAACACAAAAAACCTATAACAGGTATCaatctttctttcctcttctctttctttctttcctcttttcttccttcacttttcacttttcccATTTGCTGGTTTTGTAGATTTTCATGGCTAGACCGTTTGAGCTGGTGAAGAACATTAATGATACGAAGGAGCTTTGGAAACTTGTTGTTCGTATCCATCACAAATGGACAGTTGTTAATAAGAACAAGGAACATTTTGAGTTGGTTGTCGTTGACAAAGATGTAAGCATCTCTAtcgttttttttatttatgtttttgcatTTTTTGAGTTGGGTTTATATCATTAACTCTCTTTGTATTGGTCCTTTTTTTAACCTCCATTTTATATGAATCACTGCTTTTTGTTCATTTTATATcatgtttctgttttttttttctgcaaACCCGGTTTGACATCCTCTAAGATGGAAACAGAAATATTGATATCCAACATTCTTGTGGTTTATCTTTGTAACTTTCTTCAACTAACATCTTTGTTCATATGTGTTTCCACTTTTCGTTAATTGTTGCTCTTTAAATGTTTGCTTTTTCGTCTATCATGCAGGGTTGTGACATCCATGTCAAAGTTCCACATCCTTTTAAACAAGCCTATGATTCACTATTAACCGCTGACAACACTTATACAATCTCGAACTTCCAAGTCTCTCTTAATGATTTACTTTTCAAGCCTTCAGATCACAAGTTTATGTTGACATTTACTGGTGGTACATCTGTTACAGACAAGAATAAACATGATATTCCTGCAAAGCCACTTAAATTCACTTCTTTTACTGATATCATGACTGGGAATTGGAAAAAGGATGTTCTAATAGGTATGAACAGATAAACTTCATTTACTTGATGTACTCAACATATTtcttattatattgtattttgtgattttttaaacaGATGTCATTGGAATGGTGACAGAAATTGGTTACATCCAACTTCAACAAGGGGGCAAGAAACAGCAGATCAATCTATTGTTGAAAGATTTGTCGTATGCAAACCGATTATTCAACTTGCTGCTAATCCTTTCTTATATGTCATACTAACATTtgaatattcttttattttgtttagggacaacaTTTTGAATTGCACTTTGTGGGAAGGATATGCAGTGCAGTTCCATGATTTCAGTAAGAATCGAAAGGATACCACTCCAATCATAATTGTTTTGCAATATGCAAAAGTCAAGGAAGAAGCTCTCATTTTATTATACATGTACAACATATTTACCATActgtttatttatatatttacaataATCTAACTAACTTTATTCTTCGATTTCAACATTAGGAAAGTATCCATTGTCTGTTTCCAACACTTTCAACGTTACAAGGTTGCATGTCAATGATGACTTACCTCAGATAAAAGATTTTATTGGAAGGTTACTTTTTATCTCCCATTTCTCTTATATGATTAACATCAAAACTCCTGTAtggttgattttttttaatcttttttttagcCTACCAAAATACACTGAATCGGAATCTTCAAGCCAAGCTTTGAGTTTGCAGTCCCAAACTATGTCACAATACTCAAATTCTTCTCAGCACATTCTTTATGATAAGCTTATGTATAAGGCAACTGTATATCCTTTGGCTGATATTGAAAAACTCAAGGAGGTATTGACTTCTTTTTATCTCATTATTATTCCTTTTACTGGGCCAAAGTTGTTTCATTATCTATCGTTTCATTTTCAGCTGGCTCAATGTGTTACCGTGGCAACGATCACCAAACTGAAAGCTGCTCAAGGTGGATGGTATAACCAAGCATGTCATGAGTGTCCTAGGGTTGCCAAAGGAATGCTACCACCTTATGAATGTTCGCTTGGTCACAAAACAGAGACTGCAATTTACAGGTAACATGATACCTATTCTATgactttttcattttcatacatAATTGTATACTCACCACCTCAATGTACAACaggtataaaattttaattgaggtTTTTAATGCTGGAACTAAAGCTACCTTTGTAATATGGGACCGTGAAGCTTTTCAACTTTTGAAGGTCACTGCTGCTCAGATGCGCACTAACTTGATTGAGGTTTTATCATACCATTCTACCTTGAGCTTTTACATCGTTGACTTCTATCATTTGTGAAACTCTTTACTCACATATTTATTTGTTATCAAAGGCTGGCATTACGGACCCTCTTGAGTTCCCTGCGGCACTTGATACTTTAGTTGGAATGACCATGGTTTTCAAAGTCAAGTGGCAACCTGACTGGGACAATGGATCTGTTATGTCTATACTTGAGGATGACATTGTTAAAAGGGATATACTGCGTTCGTTTGGCCAGGAATTGGTACGTGTATTTTGCTGCTTTATAATGTACATATATAATCATTGTAAATGTATAAACCACTCCTAATTTACGTGTATTTTTATTAGCCTGATTCCCAGATGATAACCACTCCTAATCTAACACAGGTATGTTTAATGACGCCTTTTTAAATTTGACATTTCTCATTTATgtttaatttgtttgaaaaaatcactcttttttcttttatattctttaaGAACAATGAGAGTGTTGCTGAAGCTTCTCATTTGGACGATTGGGACATCATTCCGGTAATACCCATTCCAAAGATGTTTTGTCCGCATAATATTTAATACAATCCGTTCTTTAATATGTATACATTTGTATTATTCCACTGACTTATGCTATATGCCAATTGTGTGGAATCTTCTTCTTATCAGGAAACCGATATTACGTCTAATACATTGTCGGAACCGCTTACACCAACATCAACTGCCAAACGGATTGCTCCGCATGAATCACAAGACATTACTCCTTTGTCTCAGACGCCTGAAGGACAACAGTCTtcaacaaaaatgaaaaaacatatcaaACTGGAGAATTAGATTGCTTTCCATGAATATTTTGTGAAAACCTTCTTTTGTAATATGATTAAGTAACCTGTTATGAGGTTTTCAGTTCCCACAAAACACATAACTACTTTTCAGTCTAGACAATGGTTGTGAAATATTATACTTCTTGCTCATTGTTGTAGAACTATTTCCTAATCTTTATTACCACTTCCCTATAACCATACTCTATCTCATTCTGCTCTTTAGAATGTCCATCTAATTTCAGAAAGAAATTATAAGTTTTTACAAAATCCAGGTTCTCATCTATGTTTTCATATTGTTGTAAACAAATATTgtacttcttgcttcttgcttatCTTGCTCTTTATAATGTCCATCTAATTTCATCAAGGTTCTCATATATGTGGAGAAGTATATCAtaaattttttacaattttatctAATAAGCCAACAATAATACTCTTTTTCTGAATAAGCCCACAATAACTCTCATATGCTTCTTTCTTATCCTGAATTATTTCTACAATTTTAAAATGGCTGAGATATAATTCCACTTCTCTTTTTCTGGTGTTACACACTTTTATCTAATAAGCCAACAGTAATACTCTATTTCGAATAAACAATACAATGTGATaacaaatatatcattttttatcttCATACCCAAATTTTAGCATATTATATCATACTACAATGTTTCAAGTCATTTTATAATTACTTCTCCAAAGCTACACGTCAACTGATGCAAATATACAGGCTGTTTAGTCGGGCCCTCTCCAAAATTGGTACTTTTCACCATAATCTATACTGCATATACCAAAGCTCATGAGTGGATGTACTCTTTGTGTTCCCAATGCAGCTTTCTTTACTCTAATAGCCACGTATAACCAATAGATCCTGCCCCCACattctaatttcaatttttttacttcTTTTATGTTATGCAGGCCATTTGTACCTGTCacacttttttctttttccaaaTGCTACTTTTTAAATGTC is part of the Vicia villosa cultivar HV-30 ecotype Madison, WI linkage group LG2, Vvil1.0, whole genome shotgun sequence genome and encodes:
- the LOC131652733 gene encoding uncharacterized protein LOC131652733 — its product is MSQYSNSSQHILYDKLMYKATVYPLADIEKLKELAQCVTVATITKLKAAQGGWYNQACHECPRVAKGMLPPYECSLGHKTETAIYRYKILIEVFNAGTKATFVIWDREAFQLLKVTAAQMRTNLIEAGITDPLEFPAALDTLVGMTMVFKVKWQPDWDNGSVMSILEDDIVKRDILRSFGQELPDSQMITTPNLTQNNESVAEASHLDDWDIIPETDITSNTLSEPLTPTSTAKRIAPHESQDITPLSQTPEGQQSSTKMKKHIKLEN